TCAAGGCGGAATCCTTCCTCGTGGGCGCCGCGGGCCGCCTGCGACACCGGGCCCACGGGCGGGCCCACAAACGGCACCTGGCTTCGGCCCAGGAGCGCCTGGATTCGGCCTGGGGCGCCCTGGAGGCCGAGGTGAAGGCGCTCGAGGACTCCATGCAGGGGCTCGACGAAGCCCAGCGCGAAGCCCTCAAGGAGATCCTGTCCCGGGGCCGCACCCTCGCGTTCCGCGCCCTGATCCAGACCCAACCGAAGCCCACTGCAGACGGAGAGGCGGTCAAGCCATGAGAACGGAGCAGGAGCGAAGTTCCACCTTCGCAAAGCCGAAGCCCGAAGGGTGCGGCACAGGGAGGCTCCGCCTCGGCGAGTGGAACGAGCCGGAGCACGCCTCGCGTGCGATAGGCGGAGGTGTCGCATGAAACATGTCACGGTCGCCACCCGAGGATCCGCCCTGGCCGTGGGCCAGGCCGAGCCCATGGTGAGGTTTCTTGAATCGAAGGGCTACGAGGTGTCGTGGCGCAAATTCTCCACTTCCGGCGACCAGTGGCTGCAGGGGCCCCTCGACAAGCAGGTGGGCGGCGGCTTCTTTACCAAGGAGCTGGAGGACGCCATGGCCGGCGGCCATGCGGACCTGCTGATCCACAGCCTCAAGGATGTATCGCTGGAGCGGCCGGCCGGCATCGTGCCCGCCTGCATCCCCCTTCGCGAGGATCCTTCGGACTGGCTGGTGATGCGGCCGGACGCGCCGGAGGATCTGGTCATCGGCACCAGCGCCGTGCGCCGGGAGCGCGTGCTGAGCCAGCTGTTCCCCAAGGCCCGCTTCACCTGGATCCGGGGCAATGTCCAGACGCGCCTCCAGCGCGTGCGCGATGGCATCCTCCGGGATGAGCCAGTGCATGCCACCATGCTCGCCGCGGCGGGGCTGAAGCGCCTGGGCCTGGACCTCGCGGGGCTGACGGTCCGGCCGCTCACGGCGGCGGAGCTGCCTTCGGCGCCCGGGCAGGGCGCCCTGCTGGCGGAAGCCCGCGCCGACCGTCCCGACCTGATCGAGGCCCTGGCCGAAATCCATGACGCCATGACCGCCCGCTGCGTTGCCCTGGAGCGCCAGGTGCTGGCCGGCATCGGCGGCGGCTGCCAACAGCCGCTGGGGGCGCTGGCCACCCCCCAGGCCGATGGGTCGCTGCTGCTCCAGGCCGCCTACGCGCCGGATGGCGAGCTCCGCCGGGCCGAGGCCCAGGGGACGGATGACGGGACCCTGCTGGCACGCGTCCTGAAGGGCATCGGCCTCTCATGACGCCTTCGGCCCACCACCCGCGCCTGGCGCTGGCCCGGCCCGCCCAGCATCCGCTGGCGGACACGGTGCGCAAGGCCGGCTGGCGGCCGGTTCCCTATTCGTTCACCTGCCTGAAAGTCACGGCGGGCGCCCCCCCCCTGCCGCTGGATGAGGTCCGGGCGCTGCTGGTCCTGAGCCCGTCGGGGGCCAAGGTGGCCGCCACGGCCCTGCCTTCTGGGATGACCTGCCTGGTCCAGGGCGCGGGCACCGCGGATGCCCTGGGGCGCGACGACCTGGATGTCCAACTGCCTTCCGAGGCGCGGGCCGAGGCCCTGTGGGACCTGCTGCAGACCCGGTTTCCCCAGGGTGGAGACTTCATCCTCGCCCGGGGAGAGCGGAGCCGCGAGTATCTGGAAGTCGCCGCGCGGGATTCGGTCTGGCGCATCCATCCCTGGATCACCCACCGCGAGGCTCCCCGGGAGCCGTTCCCGCCCCTGCCCAAGGTTGAAGGCGTGTTGGCCCTGAGCCCGCTTCAGGCCGAGATCCTCGCGCCCCTGGCCGGGGATGTGCAGCGCTTCGCCTGGGGCGAGGCCACCGCCGAGGCCTTCGCCAAGGCCGGTGCCCCCGCCCACGCCCACTGCGAGCCGAAGCCCAGCCTGTTATGGGCCATGCTCGCGCAGCATCTCAAGAAGGAGGAGTCCCCATGCTGAACCGCTCCCGCCGCCTTCGCACCAGCGCCGCCATGCGCAACCTGGTGGCCGAGACCGACCTTCGCGCCCGCCACCTGATCCAGGGGCACTTCGTCCAGCCCCAGGCCGGCAGCAGCGAGATCTCCAGCATGCCGGGCATCTTCAATGCCGGCGTGGAGGACACGGTCCGCCAGGTGGAGAAGGACCTCAAGAAGGGGCTCTCCAGCGTGCTGCTCTTCGGCGTGCCGGAGGAAGGCTCCAAGACGCCCGATGCGGCCTATGTCCGCGACCGCCAGGGCATCGTCCCCAAGGCGGTGACGGCCCTGAAGAAGGCGTTCGGCTCGGACCTCATCGTGATCACGGATGTCTGCCTCTGCGGCGCCACCAGCCACGGCCACTGCGGCCTCGTGGACGAGGAGGGCGTCGTCCGGAACGACGAGACGCTGCCGATCCTGGCGGAAATGGCCCTGCGGCACGCCGAGGCGGGCGCCGATGTGGTCTCGCCCAGCGACATGATGGATGGCCGCGTGGCCGCGATCCGCGCCCTGCTCGACCAGAACGGCTTCACCCAGACCAGCATCCTCAGCTACGCCATCAAGCATGCGGGCGCCTACTACGGCCCCTTCCGCGAAGCCGCCCACAGCAGCCCCAAGTTCGGCGACCGGAAGACCTACCAGATGGATCCCCGCAATGCCCGCGAGGGCCTGCGGGACGCGCTCCTGGATGTGGAGGAGGGGGCGGACATGCTCATGGTCAAGCCGGCCCTGCCGAACCTCGACCTCATCTGGCGCCTGCGCGAAGCCCAGCTGGCACCCATCTGCGCCTACCATGTGTCCAGCGAATTCAGCAGCGTCAAGGCGGCCGATCGGCTGGGCTGGGTGAACGGTGACCAGCTGATGTACGAGCACCTCCTCGCCATCCGGCGCGCCGGCGCGGACATGATCGTCACCTACGCCGGCCGCGAGGCCGTGGAAAAGGGATGGGTCTCCTGAGTCGAAGGAAAACCGTCAACCGCAGAGCATCTAAGAGGCATTCATGAGCAACGAGACCCTGTTCCAGGAAGCGCTCACCCATTTTCCCGGCGGCGTCTCCAGCCCCGTGCGGGCCTTCCGCGCCGTGGGCGGCACGCCCAAGTTCTTCAAGAAGGCTTCGGGCGCCTGGTTCGAGGACGAGGATGGCCAGCGCTTCCTCGATCTCTGCATGTCCTGGGGCCCGCTGATCCTGGGCCACGCCCACCCTGACATCCTGGCCGCCGTGAACGAGGCCATGCAGGAGGGCCTCACCTTCGGTGCCCCCAGCCGCCGCGAGTTGAGCCTGGCCCGCAAGATCAAGGAGATGGTGCCCTTCATCGAGAAGATGCGCTTCGTGTCCTCGGGTACCGAGGCCGTCATGTCCGCCCTGCGCGCCGCGCGCGGCTTCACGGGCCGGGAGCGCATCCTGAAGTTCGAGGGCTGCTACCACGGCCACAGCGACGGCCTGCTGGTGAAGGCCGGCTCCGGCCTCGTGACCTTCGGCGCCCCCACGAGCGCCGGCGTGCCCAAGGCCATCGCCGAGCTGACCTCGGTGGTCACGCTCGATGACCTGGAGACCCTGGAGTGCACCTTCGCCGAGATCGGTAACGAGCTGGCCGCGGCCATCATCGAGCCCATTCCGGCCAACAACGGCCTGCTGCTCCAGCGTCCCGAGTTCCTCAAGCGCCTGCGCGAGCTGTGCACCCAGCACGGCGTGGTCCTCATCTTCGACGAGGTCATCAGCGGCTTCCGCGTGGCTCCGGGCGGCGCGGCCGAGCGCCTGGGTATCACCCCGGACATGGCGACCTACGGCAAGATCATCGGCGGCGGCATGCCCGTGGGCCTCTACGGCGGCCGCAAGGACATCATGGGCGTGGTCGCGCCGGACGGCCCGGTCTATCAGGCGGGCACGCTGTCCGGCAATCCCGTGGCCATGGCCGCCGGCCTGGCCACCATGGAGAAGCTCACCCCGGCCTTCTACGCCGGCTTGGAGGCCAATGCCGAGAAGTGGGCCGCAGCCTTCGAGACCATCCCCGGCCTCCACTGCCCCCGCTACGGCAGCCTGCTCTGGCCGCTGTTCCAGGACGGCGTGCGCCGCAGCGACGCGGTGAAGGGCGAGGCCATCAGCGTCTTCAACCGTCTGCACAAGGCCCTGCTGGGTCAGGGCGTCTACCTCCCGCCCAGCGGCTACGAGGTGGCCTTCCTCAGCGCCGCCCACGGCGAAGCCGAGCTGGCCCGCTTCAAGCAGGCCGCGGCCGTCGTAGCCAAGGACTTCGCCTGATCTTTCGCAAGCCTCTTCCTTTTCGTTCTCTGCCTCCTCTGCGGTGAATGGTTTTTTCGGTGATGTGATGCCCCAGTCCCTGCTGCGTGTTCTCAACGGTGAAGTCCTCGACAAGCCCCCGGTCTGGTTCATGCGCCAGGCGGGGCGCTTCCTGCCGGAGTACCGCGAGGTGCGGGCCAAGGTCACCTTCGAGCAGCTGCTCAATGATTCGGATCTGGCGGCGGAAGTCACCCTGCAGCCCATCCGCCGCTTCCCCCAGATCGACGGCGCCATCATCTTCAGCGACATCCTGGTGATTCTCGATGCGCTGGGCTGCGAGGTCACCATCCCCGAGGGCGGCCCCCGCATCGGCAAGACGCTGGACCAGATCGACATCAACCGTCCCCTGGACGAGAAGGTCTTCGAGCCGGTCTGCAACGCCATCCGCAAGGTGAAGGCCAACCTGCCCGAGAAGGTCACGATGCTCGGTTTCGCAGGCGCTCCCTGGACCCTGCTGGCCTACGGCATCGAAGGGAAGGGCAGCAAGGGCTGGGCGAAGGCCAAGGCCTTCATCCACCAGAACCCCGTGCTGGCCCAGAAGTGGATGGACAAACTGGCAGACGCCGCCGCGCGGCTGCTGAACCTGCACATCGAGGCCGGTGCCCAGGGCGTGCAGCTCTTCGACACCTGGGCCGGTGAGCTCGACGCCGACGACTACGCGACCTTCGCGCTGCCCTCCGTGGAACGCACGCTCTCCCAGGTGACGGCCGCGCCGACCCTCTTCTTCGCCCGCACCGGCTATCTGCCGGATGCCCTGAACCAGCTGCCCTGCAAGGGCCTGGCCGTGCCATGGCAGGTGCCCATCAGCGAGGCCCGCCGCCGCTTCCCGAAGATGGTGCTGCAGGGCAACCTGGATCCCACCGCGTTGCTGGCGGGCGCCGACACCGCCAAGCGGAAGGCCCGGGCCATCGTGGACGCCATGAAGGGGCACCCCCATGTTTTCAATCTGGGTCACGGGCTCGTGCCCGAGACCGACCCCGCCGTGGTGGCGGCCGTTCTTGACGAGGTGAAGGCATGAACCAGCTCGCCGATCTCATCCGTCGGTACGACCGGCCCGGGCCGCGCTACACGGGGTACCCCATGCCCCCGGTCTGGTCCGACGACTTTCCGGAGCCCGAGGTGCTGGCGGCGCTCGACCGCGCCAACGCCCGCCCGGACGAGGCCCTGTCGCTCTACCTGCACATCCCCTTCTGCCCCCGGCGCTGCGCCTACTGCGGCTGCAATGTGGTGGTGAGCCCCCAGTACGATCCTGTGGAGGCCTACCTGGCGGCGGTGACGAAGGAACTCGACCTTGTCTGCTCGCGCCTGAAGGACCGTCGCAAGGCCCTGCAGCTGCACTGGGGCGGCGGCACACCCACCTACCTGAAGGCGGCGGACCTCAAGCGCACCTTCCAGCTCTTCAAGGACCGCTTCGAGTTCCTGCCGGGCGCCGAGATCGCCATCGAAGTGGACCCCACCTTCCTGGAGCCGGATCAGCTGCCGGCGCTGCGGGAGATGGGCTTCAACCGGGTCTCCTTCGGGGTGCAGGATCTGGACGAGAATGTGCAGGCCCTCATCACCCGCGGCCAGACCTGGGACCACACCCTCACGGCCATGCGGCAGTGCCGGGAGCTGGGCTTTGACGGCGTGAACCTGGATCTGGTCTACGGCCTGCCGGGCCAGACCATGGATACCTTCCGCCGTACCCTGGAATCCACCCTGGAATTGTCGCCGGACCGCATGGCCATCTACGGCTTCGCCTACCTGCCCAGCATCATGCCTTTCCAGCGGAGCATCCCCGAGGAGACCCTGCCCACGCCGGAGCTGCGCCTGGATCTGCTGCTGCTGGCCTCGGACATCCTGGAGAAGGCGGGCTATGTCGCCATCGGCATGGACCACTTCGCCCACCCGGACGATCCCATGGCCAAGGCCGTCCAGGAGGGCAAGCTCATCCGCAACTTCATGGGCTACGCGGTGAAGGCGGGCTCGGATCTGGTGGGCTTCGGGCCCAGCGCCATCTCCAATGTGGCCGGCGTGTACTCCCAGAACGAGAAGATCCTCGCCAAGTGGGAACGGAGCATCACGGAAGGGCATCTTGCCGTCCACAAGGGTCATCGCCTGACCGAGGACGACGAGCTGCGCCGCTGGGTGATCCACCACCTCATGGGCCACTTCGAGCTGCGCTGGGAGGATCTCAAGCAGCGGTTCGGCGTGGACGGGCCGGTACTCTTCGCCGATGCCGTGACGCAGCTGAAAGAGGAGGTGCCCCAGGGCACGGTGGAGGTCCGCCCGGAGGGGATCTTCATCACGGATCTGGGCCGGCGCTTCGTCCGGAACCTGGTGCAGCCCTTCGATGCCTACCTGGCGAAACTCAGCGCCAAGACGGCTTTTTCCAGAACCGTCTGACCAGGTCCATTGAATAGCTGACCCAAAGGCCTACATTGGGAAGTGTGGAGACCCGCCCGCTGGGACCCGGGCTCCAAAGCCTTCGGCCCCTCCGGTGGTCTCCGCGAACCTGCCTGGTATCCAGGCGATGTCGCGGAGGGTTCCATGTTGAAACTGTCGCTCCTCCTTCTCCCGGCCCTGGTGCTCCAGGCCCAGGACTCGGTGATTCCAGGCGCCGTGGAGGTGCGCACCGGCGTCTTTGTGCTCAAGGGCACGCCCAACGAGACCACCTGCCAGGCGCTGAAGAAGCACCACTTCACCCATGTGATAGACCTGCGCCGGGATGACGAGCCGAACCTCAATTGCGAGTCCGAGTCGGCGAAGATGTCCGATCTGGGAATCCACTACCAGCGCTACGCGCTGGCCAAGGCGCCTCCGGATGCGGACTTCGACTTCCTGAGAACCCTGTTGCGCGACCTTCCCAAGGGCTCCCGGGTGCTGCTCCACTGCAGCAACGGCAACCGGGCCGCGGCCATCGTCTGCCCGTGGCTGGTGCTGGACAAGGGGATGCCCATGTCGGAGGCGCTCCGGATCTCCATGGAAGCAGGTCTCCAACTGCCTGAAACCCAGGCGGCCGTCCGGCGCTACCTCGGCCGCCACGGCATGACCTAGAGCGCCGAACAAAACCCCGACGGGGCCGCGAGCAAGCCAGGTGGGATGCACCGCCAGGAAGGGCCCGCAGGGCGATGCGGGACATCGTTCAAGGGCCGTGACGCCGCGGGGCGCCCACCTGGCTTGCTCCCTCCGGGCGAGGGCCGGCGAGCGTCGCGATGCAGCGTCACGCTCGTCACGCGTATTACCCGCTACGCGTCTCCTCGCGTTCCTCGCCTCACTCGCCCGGCGGCCCTCGCGCGATCCCGTGGGGGTTTTGTTCGGCACTCCTAGAGTTTTAAGGGCGACAGCACCATCCATGCGCCCACGATGAGGGTGAAGAGCAGGGCCAGGGTCAGCGCGGTCCAGGTGAGCTTCCGCTGGATCCCGGGCAGGGCGAGCGCCAGGCTGGGGCGCCCTTGAAAGGGCGCCAAGGCGCCGACGCCCAGGCCCGAGATGGCTCCCCCCAGCAAGGCTCCGTAGAGCGGATAGCCGACGAAGCCGTACTCCCGGTGCAGCAGGCAGAAGGGGCAGTGGTGGGTAGGCAGGGCGTAGATGTAGAGGCCGATGAAGGAGATCAGTGAGGCGGTGGCCACCGCCAGGAAGGCCAGGCTGAGGATTGCGAACGGGATCGTGCCTTGGCGCCTCCGGAGAACGAGGCCGCCTGTGACCAGCAGGGCCGCCAGGACGGACCAGAAGGCGGGGCGCATGAGCCGTGGGGGCAGCCCGGCCAGGCTGGCTCCGAGGCTCTGGCGGCCCTGCCCGAAGAGGCTGCCGCAGCAGCTCGTCATCACATCGGCTTTCAGGCCGGCGACATAGCGCCACAGCAGGTAGGTTTCCAGCAGCACCAGGGGGACGAGCAGCAGCAGCAGGGCGTGCTTCGCACGGATCAGCGGGTAGTCGTGGCCCCGGGTATCCGCGTGATGGAGGACCAGCCACAGCCCTGCCAGCAAGCAGGTGCCGAGCTTCACCAGGAGGGTGGGGTAGCCGAACCCGTTGGCGGCGAGGGAGCCTGCGGCGCACATGGCGCCCACGAACTGATCGTGCAGGCCATCCGCCGTGAAGACGAACAGGAACAGGGACAGGATCTGGATGACGAGGGCGTTGGCGACGAGGGTGGAGACCAGGTAGGTGCGCCGTTCCAGATCGAGCTGCCGCTCGCTGCCGCTCCGGAGGTTCCACCGGAGCATGATCTCGACGGCATGCCAGCCCGCGAAGCCCAGCATGAGCGAGACGAGGCCCGAGGCGAGCAGGAGGGCGAGGACTCCCGGGTGCTGAATCATGGCGTGGTCGCGGTGATGCGGCCGTCGCGCAAGGTCACCACCCGGTCCGCGAGGGGCGACTCGTAGACGATGGGGTCATGGCTGGCGATGAGGAGGGTTCGGCCGGTGGCCTTGAAGGTCCCCATCAGCTCCATGAACTCCGTGGAGAGCCGGCTGTCCAGGTGGGCCGTCGGCTCATCGGCGATGATCACGGCGGGATCGTTGATGAGGGCCCGGGCCACGGCCACGCGCTGGGCTTCGCCGCCAGACAGCCGGCCCACGGCGGCTGTGGCCTGTCTCGAAAGGCCGAAGCGGTCCAGCAGCTCCAGGGCGCGGCGGCGGACGGCAGCGGCGTCCTCCCCCGTGGGGCAGGCCGGGAGCATCACATTCTCCAGGGCCGAGATGCCCTGGATCAGGTTGAACTGCTGGAAGATGAAGCCGAAGGTCCGGCGCCGGATGCCTGTGAGGAAACGCTCGGGGAGGCTGGTGATCTCGAGGCCGTCCCCCGCGGGGAGGCCGGGCAGGGCCACCGCGGGGAGACCGTGGAGGTGGATGCGGCCCGAGGTGGGGCGGGCCATGCAGCCGATGAGGGTCAGCAGGGTCGTCTTGCCGGAGCCACTGGGGCCCTTGAGGATCGTGAGCTGGCCGAACGGAATCTGGAGGCTCACGCCGTCCACCGCGGTGAACGGCGTGGCGAGGCCGGCATGGTAGGTCTTCACCACCTGGGTGAGCTCGATCATGGTCAGGACCTCATCGCGGCATCGGGGTCCACCGTGGCGGCCCGCCAACACGGCACGAGGGTGGCGGCCGTGTAGGGCAGGACCGTGAGGAAGAACAGCACCCCGAGCTGATAGGCGTCCACCGTGGGGATGAGGCGGTAGCGCGGGAAGAGCACCGACCAGCCCTTGAGGGCGTGCTCGAAGAGGGAGGCGGAGAAGAAGAAGACATGGCCGTAGGCGAGCAGGACGCCGGAGAGGAAGGCCGTGAGGGAGATGACGGTGCCTTCCCAGAACTTCAGCAGCAGCACATCCGAGGTCTCCCAGCCGATGGATTTCAGGATGCCGATCTCTTTGCGCTCCTCGGCGGAGAGGCCCGTGGCCTTGTCCCAGGCGAAGATGACGAAGGAGAGCATGGCCGAGGCCAGCACTGCCACCAGCAAGCCACCGCGCCAGTCGAAAATGGCGTCGTAAGTTCGGAGGATCTCGGATTTCAGGATGGGCCGGGCATCGGGGAACCGCTCCACGATCTTGGCGGCGATGGTGGGCAGCTCGCGGGGGTTTCCGGCGCGGACCATCAGGTCCGTGGCTTGGCCCTCGGGCAGGTTGAAGAGGGTGCGGATGTCCGGCAGGGACATGATGACGAGATCCGACGACACCAGCTCGGATTCGGCGGGCAGCACCTTCTGGATGGCGAACAGCATGGGTAGGCCGGAGTAGCCGCGGAGGGAGATCATGTCCCCCTCCCTCACGCGCATGCTGCGGGCCACACCCTGGCCGATGAGGACAGAATCCGCCGCCAGGCCGCCGCCCTCCTGGCCCATGACGGTGAGGTTCCCCCCATAGACGGGGTCGTAGTAGTAACCCCAGACCCGCGGCGTGACCTCCCGCACCCCCCGGATGGCGCGGATGGCCTCGGCTTGGGCCGTGGGGATCGGATCGTGGCGCCCAGCCACCATGCGCTGGACCACCATCTCCGGGGCCTGGCCGAGCACCAGCCGGGCCTCGCGTTTCAAAGCTTGGACGAAGAAGATCAGTGAGGCGAGCACGGCCACCACCAGCGTGTAGACCAGGAGCAGCGACAGGTTCCGCCCCCTTCGCCTCAGCAGCGACGACAGCGCGAAATCAAGGATGTTCCGGGTGCGGCGCAGGGACGGGGGCATGAGATCTCGTGGGAAAGGCGGGCGGCGGCACCAGGGAACCGGAGGGGAAGTGCTCCAGGCCCAGGGGGTGATCCTGGAAAGCGGCGTGGCGGTCGGCCATGGCTGGGTGGCGGGTGTAGCGGGCTTCGGTGAAGAGGCAGAGGTCCGTGAGGCCCAGTTCCTGAACAAGGATCTGGCTGGGCTGGCGCTGGAGGAGGGCAGGCCCTTCCTGCACCCGCGCATGGAGGAGGGCCGCCGCGAGCAGGCCGACCTGGGCGCCCGTCAGGATCAGGAAGAGGGTGGATTTGCGCACGGCGGGGAGCCTACTCCAGGGCTTTGAGGACAGCGGGCGTGACCTCCTGGAATCCCAGGATCCGCTGCCCCTTGTGATCCTTGAGGAAGTCGCGTGCATCGGCTTCGGATGCGAAGGGCACGAGCTCCCTTCCCATGGGGCCCATGACATCGCTGCCCATCGCGTAGAAGGCCTTCCGGCCATCGATGGGGGCGAGGCCGTAGTAGTCCTTCACCCGGATCGAAACGATGTCGGCCGCTTTCCGGCGCGGGGCGTAGCGGCCCAGGTCCAGCAGGCAGGTGAAGAGATCCTTCGGCCCGTCGAACCAGGCCGTGGTGCCGTCCTTGAAGCTGATGACCGAGGCCCAGTCGGGGAAATTCGCCACGAACATGCCGCACACGGCGCAGTTGCCCTGGGGCTCGGGGGGGGGCGCGGGGGCCGCCGCGAGACCGGCCGCCAGGGCCGCGGCGAGAGCGAGGGCGCGCATGGCAGGTCTCCTGAGAATCGATGAAACGAGGGAGGCGATCACGAAAGCATGCCAGGAGTCGGGGCCGGAGGGGGGCATGCCTGCCGCATGGACTTGTACCGGGAGGTGGTGATGAGCTGGATGACACCCTCCCAGTCGAGGTGATTCTTGACGAAAAAGGCGTCCAGGCCGGCTTTCCGTGCGGCCTCCCGGTATTCCGGAAGATCGTGGGCGGTGCAGATGGCCACCGGAATCTCCGGGTAGTCCCGATGGATGGTCTCCACCAGATCCAGGCCCGTGCCATCGGGAAGGCAGAGGTCCACCAGAACGGCTTCAGGGCGGGTTTCCCGGAGCCTCTGCCGCCCCTGGGCCAGGTTTTCGGCCTCATAGAAGCTCAAATCGGGGAAATGACGGCTCAGCGAATCCCGGAGGTACCGCCGGAACAACTGGTTGTCTTCCACGATCAGTACCATGGGGTCTCATTTCAACTCGGCGCCGCCAGAATTCCGGCGAGCCTGGTCCAAGAGAGGCGTGTAGCGGGATTAGCGCACATGCGCACCCGCAGGTCTCCATAGTGGGTCCCGGGGAAAGGCGGGCGAATGGGGGGTACCCCCCATTGGTCGGGTGGGAACTCCCCATATCCACTTTTCATAATGACTAGGCAATTCGGCCCTGGTCCCGCTAGGCTGTGGCGATACGCACGACGGGATCGAGAGTGGCATGGCCCAAGAACAGCGATATCGCCTCGTCATCGCGGAGGATCACACCATCCTCCGGGAAGGGCTGAAGGCATTGCTGAGTTCGCGACCGGATCTCGAGGTGGTGGGGGAGGCGGCCGACGGGCGCGAGGCGGTGCGGTGGGCGCAGGAGCTGACCCCCGATCTCATGATGCTGGACCTTTCCATGCCCCGGTCCAACGGGCTGGAAGCCCTGAAGGAGATCAAGCGCATCAGCCCCCAGACCAAGGTCTTGGTCCTGACAGTCCACAAGACTGAGGACTATGTGTTCACCGCGCTCCAGGCCGGGGCGGACGGCTATGTGCTGAAGGATTCGTCTGCATCGGAGCTGATGCTGGCCGTGCGCAGCGTGCTGAACGGCGAGCGGTACCTTGGGCCCGCCATCGCTTCGACCGTGGTGTCGGGCTACCTGGGGGCCAAGGATGCCACCGCCCTCCGTCCCGCCTTCGATGAACTCTCCACCCGGGAGCGGGAGGTCCTGAAGCTCATCGCGGAGGGCTACCGCACGAAGGACATCGCGGAGTACCTCTGCATCAGCCCCAAGACCGTGGAAAAGCACCGGGCCAACCTGATGGACCGGCTCAAGCTGCATACGGTGTCCGCCTTGACCACCTACGCCATCGAGAAGGGGCTCGTCACGAAGTGACGGGTTCTCCTTCGGAGGTGGGCCACCGGGCGATGATCATGGTGCCCTCGCCCTCGGTGGAGGTGAGGATGAGCGAGCCGCCGAACAGTTCGGCCCGCTCCCGCATGGAGGCCAGGCCGAAGCCCGTCGTGCCACCGTCGCGCCGGGTGACGGCGAGGTCGAAGCCCACACCGTTGTCCCAGATCATGAGCTGGAGGTCGTGGAGGACCTGCCTCAGGACGATGGTGATCTTGTCGGCTTGGCTGTGCTTGGCCGCATTGTTCATCGCCTCCTGGAGGATGCGGAACACATTCGTCCGGAGGAGGTCGGGGACTTCGAACTCCTCGACCTCGATGACCTTCTCCACCTGGATGTGGGGGTAGGTCCCCTGGAATTCCCGCACGAACCAGGCGATGGTGGCCAGCAGCCCGAGGTCGTCGAGGGTGGATGGGCGCAGGGCCATGGAAATGCGGCGGACCTCTTCGACCGAGGCCTGGATCACGGGAATGACCGCCTGCAGGGACTGGGCCTGGCGCCCGCCTGCCGGGGGCCACTCGTCGCTGTCCAGGACGCGCTCGACCATGAACTTGATGGCGCTCAGGGATTGGCCGATGCTGTCGTGCAGCTCGCGGGCGACGCGCTGGCGCTCGCTCTCCTGGGCCGTGAGCAGACGGGCCGAGAGGCGGTGCAGGGCCTCGCGGGAATCGCGGAGGGCCTGTTCGGCCTTGTGCCGTTCGGTGATGTCCTGGATGTTCGCCAGGAGTGCGTTTTCGCCCCGGTACCGGATGAGGATGCTGCGACCGCTGATCCAGCGAGTCTCCCCGGTGGAGGTGATGATGCGGCATTCGTAGTCCTGGGAAGGGCCCGACCCCAGGAATCTTCGCCGCCAGATCTCCTGGACGGTGGGCCAGTCGTCGGGATGGACGATGTCGGCGACATCCATGGCCTCCAGGTCGGAAGGCGACCGTCCCACCATCTGGAAGAACTTCTGGTTGGCGAACTCCAGCTTGCCGTTGCGGTAGATGAAGATTCCGGTGGGGGAGTTCTCCACGACGGTGCTGTATTTCTCTTCGGAGTAGCGCAGCTCCTCCTCGGCCTTCTTGCGTTCGGTCGTATCGATGAAGGTGTAGACGAATCCCGCGACGGATCCGTCGGCCCGCCAGATGGGAGAGCAGGTGAGGTAGGCCGGAAACCAGGTGTCGTCGCGGCGCACGGCCCGCACTTCGCCCGACCAGCCCTTCACAGCTCCGAAGGACGAC
The window above is part of the Geothrix sp. genome. Proteins encoded here:
- the hemC gene encoding hydroxymethylbilane synthase, coding for MKHVTVATRGSALAVGQAEPMVRFLESKGYEVSWRKFSTSGDQWLQGPLDKQVGGGFFTKELEDAMAGGHADLLIHSLKDVSLERPAGIVPACIPLREDPSDWLVMRPDAPEDLVIGTSAVRRERVLSQLFPKARFTWIRGNVQTRLQRVRDGILRDEPVHATMLAAAGLKRLGLDLAGLTVRPLTAAELPSAPGQGALLAEARADRPDLIEALAEIHDAMTARCVALERQVLAGIGGGCQQPLGALATPQADGSLLLQAAYAPDGELRRAEAQGTDDGTLLARVLKGIGLS
- a CDS encoding uroporphyrinogen-III synthase, whose translation is MTPSAHHPRLALARPAQHPLADTVRKAGWRPVPYSFTCLKVTAGAPPLPLDEVRALLVLSPSGAKVAATALPSGMTCLVQGAGTADALGRDDLDVQLPSEARAEALWDLLQTRFPQGGDFILARGERSREYLEVAARDSVWRIHPWITHREAPREPFPPLPKVEGVLALSPLQAEILAPLAGDVQRFAWGEATAEAFAKAGAPAHAHCEPKPSLLWAMLAQHLKKEESPC
- the hemB gene encoding porphobilinogen synthase; the protein is MLNRSRRLRTSAAMRNLVAETDLRARHLIQGHFVQPQAGSSEISSMPGIFNAGVEDTVRQVEKDLKKGLSSVLLFGVPEEGSKTPDAAYVRDRQGIVPKAVTALKKAFGSDLIVITDVCLCGATSHGHCGLVDEEGVVRNDETLPILAEMALRHAEAGADVVSPSDMMDGRVAAIRALLDQNGFTQTSILSYAIKHAGAYYGPFREAAHSSPKFGDRKTYQMDPRNAREGLRDALLDVEEGADMLMVKPALPNLDLIWRLREAQLAPICAYHVSSEFSSVKAADRLGWVNGDQLMYEHLLAIRRAGADMIVTYAGREAVEKGWVS
- a CDS encoding glutamate-1-semialdehyde 2,1-aminomutase — translated: MSNETLFQEALTHFPGGVSSPVRAFRAVGGTPKFFKKASGAWFEDEDGQRFLDLCMSWGPLILGHAHPDILAAVNEAMQEGLTFGAPSRRELSLARKIKEMVPFIEKMRFVSSGTEAVMSALRAARGFTGRERILKFEGCYHGHSDGLLVKAGSGLVTFGAPTSAGVPKAIAELTSVVTLDDLETLECTFAEIGNELAAAIIEPIPANNGLLLQRPEFLKRLRELCTQHGVVLIFDEVISGFRVAPGGAAERLGITPDMATYGKIIGGGMPVGLYGGRKDIMGVVAPDGPVYQAGTLSGNPVAMAAGLATMEKLTPAFYAGLEANAEKWAAAFETIPGLHCPRYGSLLWPLFQDGVRRSDAVKGEAISVFNRLHKALLGQGVYLPPSGYEVAFLSAAHGEAELARFKQAAAVVAKDFA
- the hemE gene encoding uroporphyrinogen decarboxylase; the encoded protein is MPQSLLRVLNGEVLDKPPVWFMRQAGRFLPEYREVRAKVTFEQLLNDSDLAAEVTLQPIRRFPQIDGAIIFSDILVILDALGCEVTIPEGGPRIGKTLDQIDINRPLDEKVFEPVCNAIRKVKANLPEKVTMLGFAGAPWTLLAYGIEGKGSKGWAKAKAFIHQNPVLAQKWMDKLADAAARLLNLHIEAGAQGVQLFDTWAGELDADDYATFALPSVERTLSQVTAAPTLFFARTGYLPDALNQLPCKGLAVPWQVPISEARRRFPKMVLQGNLDPTALLAGADTAKRKARAIVDAMKGHPHVFNLGHGLVPETDPAVVAAVLDEVKA